One Dermacentor andersoni chromosome 6, qqDerAnde1_hic_scaffold, whole genome shotgun sequence genomic window carries:
- the LOC140218911 gene encoding uncharacterized protein: MHSSKPFAFAAQVSAHLIIRILILALVPAASDATAPSEPLRCEWPASPCQLSATTDSQAAPPLPCLNCPWIHAPSSTTTEEPSIKDHHQRAALCGLGRCATMHSSKPFAFAAQVSNQYCLFTKKSSNYCLLQLPSPQCCLSIAVECYDVVRTLLLLAGDIESNPGPDTVLAELKKLSTGQSQLLTEVQGLRNQLTTTEQAISDLSNRLSNLETRYQDLVTLRTDMDAISLRSQQGIEARLDDAENCSRRNNLIFYNITDNNASENYAQSEETVLRLCRDHLGLTIDPKEIERAHRLGRHSSGRSRPIIVKLTFFKTKQLILPNGRKLKGTDYSVGEDFSRPVRDARKHLVRFAKTKNTKFSSRYKTLFIGPKQYAFDESSQTVKEIS; the protein is encoded by the exons ATGCACTCATCTAAGCCGTTCGCCTTCGCTGCGCAGGTGTCTGCCCATCTAATCATCCGGATACTCATCCTGGCCCTGGTTCCCGCCGCTTCTGATGCCACGGCCCCCAGCGAACCACTTCGCTGCGAGTGGCCCGCCAGCCCTTGTCAGCTGTCTGCAACTACAGATAGCCAGGCAGCGCCACCGCTGCCGTGCCTCAACTGCCCCTGGATTCACGCACCGTCATCGACAACAACCGAAGAGCCATCTATAAAAGACCATCACCAACGCGCGGCACTCTGTGGGCTCGGTCGCTGTGCCACGATGCACTCATCTAAGCCGTTCGCCTTCGCTGCGCAGGTCAGTAATCAGTATTGTCTTTTCACAAAAAAATCAAGTAACTACTGTCTCCTGCAGCTACCGAGCCCACAGTGCTGCCTTTCGATTGCTGTTGAATGTTATGATGTAGTACGTACCTTGTTGCTGTTGGCTGGCGATATCGAGTCAAACCCAGGTCCCGACACTGTACTCGCAGAACTAAAGAAGCTGTCTACTGGTCAGTCACAACTACTCACCGAGGTTCAAGGCCTTAGAAACCAACTAACAACTACTGAACAGGCTATATCTGACCTCAGTAACAGATTATCCAACCTAGAAACTCGCTATCAAGACCTGGTAACACTACGCACCGACATGGATGCGATCT cgctgagatcaCAACAAGGAATAGAAGCCCGCCTGGATGACGCCGAAAATTGCTCGCGacgaaacaatttaattttctatAATATCACAGATAACAATGCATCGGAAAACTACGCCCAATCTGAAGAAACTGTCCTGCGCCTCTGCCGTGATCACTTAGGTCTAACCATTGACCCAAAAGAAATTGAACGGGCTCACCGTCTTGGGCGCCATTCTTCTGGGCGCTCTCGCCCAATAATAGTCAAACTGACATTTTTTAAAACCAAACAGCTAATTCTTCCAAATGGCCGTAAGTTAAAAGGGACTGATTACAGCGTCGGGGAGGATTTTTCACGCCCTGTCCGAGATGCGCGAAAGCATCTAGTTAGATTTGCCAAAACTAAAAACACAAAATTTTCCTCGCGCTACAAAACATTATTCATCGGTCCTAAACAGTACGCATTCGACGAATCATCGCAGACAGTAAAAGAAATCTCATAG